CATTGACCACGTAGGTCTTGGGGCTGAGCCCATCGATGATTTCTTTAGAGAAAACGCCATTCGTCTCCTTCGTGGCCGGCAGGCACAGCGCCACAATATCCGCATCCTTTACGGCTTCGGGCAGCTCCGCCAGTGTCAGCACCTGATCATAGGCCGGATCCGATGGCTTTTTCGTGCGGCGCACGCCGCAAACATGAGCGGCGCCGAGCGCCTTGACGCGGCGCGCCAGATTCGTACCGATATCGCCCATGCCGACAATGGTGATGCGGCTGCCCCAGATCGAGCGGACGGCTCCGATATTGCGCCATTCCCGGTTTTGTGTAAGCGCCGTATATTCCGGCATGCGGCGCAGCAGCATGAGCATAACCATGAGCATATGCTCTGAAATCGTGGTGCCGTAGGAGCCGGCAGAATTAGTCAAAAGGACCTGCTCAGGATGAGCATATACAGCATCCTCGAGAAACGGATCCACGCCGGCTGAGGCGGTGGCAAACCAGCGCAGGCTTTCTGCTTTTTTCAGCACAGCAGCCGGATAGTATCCGTACAGGATTTCACAGGCGGAGATGCCGTCCTCCATCTCCTGCGGAGTAGCAAAATAACGGATCTGATAGGCATCCGTATGCATCTTGACAGTTGCTTCGATCTGAGCTTGATGGGCCGGCAGAAGATAGTCGGCATAGATTCCAATGATGGGCATAGAGATCATCCTTTCTTAGTAAAAAGCGTTACATAGCTGACAAAGTCGCGGCGGGGGAAGAAGGTCAGCGGAAGGCCGGCCTGCATTAAGGCGCTGCCGCTGTAGGTATGGCCCGCTTCATCGGTATAATAGGCCGCTGCGTCTAGGCCGCGCAGAAATACGCGGGGAGGACAGGGATTGGGTTCACTTAGCTTGCGGTAGCAGCAAAGAAGCAGCTGGTCACCCTGTAAAAACTGCCATGCGGCATAATTGGAGGAACCAAACGGAGAAATGAGCCGTGTAAACTCGCCGTTTTGTGTAATGGCTCGCAGAGCCTTTACTTTTTGCACAAAGGCCTTGGCGGTGGCCAGATCCTCTTCCGAAAGCCGGCTCAGATCAAGCTCAAAGCCAAAGTTGCCGCCCAGCGCCACATCGCCGCGCATCTGCATGCTGGTCAGGCGTCCTACCTGATGGTTAGGGCTGGCGCTGATATGCGCCCCCATGGCCGCGGCCGGATAGACAAGAGAGGTGCCGTACTGGATCTTGAGGCGTTCGATCGCATCGGTATTGTCGCTGGTCCAGGTCTGCGGCATGTAATAGAGCATGCCGGCATCGAAGCGTCCGCCGCCGCCGGAGCAGCTCTCAAACAGAATTTCTGGAAAAGCAGAGGTGATTTCCTCCAAAATATGATATAAGCCGAGCATATAGCGGTGCTGCGTCTCCATTTGCCGCTCTGCGGGCAGATAGGAGGAAAAGGCTTCGGTCATGTTGCGGTTCATATCCCACTTCACGTAGGAAATGGGAGCGCTGCTGAGGGTGTCCTTCAGCATTTTAATGATGAAATCCTGAACATCGGGACGCGTGAGGTCCAGAATGAGCTGATGGCGGGCTTCGGTGCGCACGCGGCCGGGAACGTGCAGGCACCAGTCGGGATGCGCGCGGTAGAGGTCGCTGTCGGGCGAGATCATCTCGGGCTCGAACCAAAGGCCGAACTGCAGCCCCAGTGCGTTTACCTTTTCGGCGATCCCGCTAAGGCCATGCGGCAGCTTGCGGGTATTGACGTACCAATCGCCGAGCGAGCGGTGATCGTCGTCGCGTGCACCGAACCAGCCGTCGTCGAGGACGAAGAGCTCGATACCGAGCTCAGCGGCTGTCTGGGCGATTTGCAGGATCTTGTCTTCATCAAAGTTAAAATAGGTGGCCTCCCAGTTATTGATGAGGATCGGGCGTACACGGTCGTTCCAGGGGCTTTTGCAGAGGCAGTGACGGTAGATGTGGTGGTAGATATGGGACATGCCGTTTAGGCCATGCTGCGAATAGACGAGAAGAGCCTCCGGCGTCTGAAAGCTTTCGCCGCTTGCAAGCAGCCAGCGGTGCGCGGCTGGATTCAGCCCGATCATCATGGTTGTATTCTGGCTGTCGCCCACCTGGCAGCTGGCCGCAAAGCTGCCGCTGTAAATCAGGTTCATCGACCATACGCTGCCGCTGTGCTCAGTGGCTTCAGGCGCGGCAGCGGCCAAAAACGGATTTTCCTCATGGCCGGAAGCGCCGCGCTGGCTCTCGATGCGGTAGGCAGCCTCTCCTAAGGGCGTCCTGACAAGCTGCCGCTCACGCGCATGTGCGCCGCGTAGATGGATCACCTCTAAATCATGTCCGTAAACCACGGCAGCGGCAGAGGCCATATGCGTAAGCCGCAGCGGCTGCGCGCCGTGGTTGGTAAGCCGCATGCTGCGCGCCAGCCCCTCGCCCACGATGCTGTACGAAAGCTGGGCCTCCAGACCGGTAAGCGGATCGCGCAGGAAAAGCAGCAGCGTCTCTGCGCCGGCCTGATGCACATGGGGTAGCCCGGGCAGCGCTGGCTTTTCAGTAAGAAGCTGGTAGTCCTGGTACTGCAGGCGGGTGAGGTTATCGCCGGCCATATTTTCAGCCTGCAGCGCTGCCTCGCCGTACCAACCGGCTCCGGCCGAGGGAAGCTCATGAGGAAGCCGCTGCGTCAGCAGCTCAAAAGACGCGCCGCCGGAAAAGCCATCCAGCAGATAAGCAAGATCCGCATGCGCAAGCGGAGCCCCCCAGTATAGGTTAAATAGCTGACCATCCTGCACCTTGAGCACATAGCTGAAGGCCGGGCTGGACAAATGAAAAATCTGATGCTGTTTATCAATATCAATCATCGATCAGTCTGTCCTTTCTAAAAGTAGATGTTACGGTTTCACTATACAGGATTGTTAAAGGCATGTCAACGGTTTTGAAAGGCCGCCCGCTCGCTTTTTAGCTCCTGATAAAGCTGCAGCGAGGTCCATGACTGATTGGTAGGCGTGAGCATGGCCTTAAGGCCAATCTGGGTGATCTCCAGGCGGCGCATGAGGTCCAGAAAAAGGCTGACCTGCTCGCTGCTCAGCCCGCAAAAGATCATCATCGGCTCGTCCAGAGGCGCAGGCGCCGCTGCAGAAGACGCCGCCGCGGGCGGCAAAGCGAGCGACAGCTGCTGCAGGGGCATGCTATATTCCGCGGGGGCAATGTGGCGATAGGGCAGCTTGTGGATGGACAGAGCGGCCTGCAGAGCAGGCCAGCAGGGGGTGTTTTCAATCTGATACAGTAGGATCATAGATAGAGAACCTCCGTGATAAAATTAAAAAAATAAAGTTTACAGGTGACAAGACAGATGCTTGACATATGCTGAATATAGTGTATAATGAACGAAAATGAAAGTCAAGGAGGGAGCAGTATGGATGCAGCGCAGAGGCGCGAAAGGATTATTGCCATGCTGGATGAAAGTGACCGGCCGATTTCCGGCAGCGAGTTTGCAAAGCGTCTGGGTGTGAGCCGACAGGTGGTTGTACAGGATATGGCGCTTTTGCGGGCCGCGAACCGCAATATTTTATCCACAAATAAAGGATACATACATTTTAATCCTGGATTAAAGAAGCAGCAGAAGCGGCGCTGCATTAAGGTATGCCATCATACGGCGCAGATCAAAGACGAGCTGTATACGATTGTAGATGCAGGAGCCAGAGTGCTGGATGTGATGGTCGAGCATTCCATCTATGGCTCCATCAGTGTGGATCTGCTGATTGAGAACCGGCAGGATACTGATGAATTTGTTAAAAAGATTGAAACCGGAGATACGCGTCCGCTGAAGGAGCTTACCGATAATGTACATTATCATACGATTGAGGCAGCTTCAGAGGCAGTGCTGGATCTGGCGGTTTCTAATCTAAGGAAAAAAGGGTACTTAATGGAAGGGGAAGACAGTACAAATGAGTAGTTTTAAAAGTTTTTTAGAGCGGAAAGACATTGTTTTTTCCGCTAAGCGGTATGGAATTGACGCCTTGGGCGCTATGGCGCAGGGGCTGTTTGCCTCGCTTTTGATCGGCACCATTTTGAGCACGCTGGGGCAGCAGCTGGGCATTGAGATACTGGAGCAGATTGGCGGCTTTGCTTCTTCTGTAAAAGGAGCGGCGATGGCTATTTCCATCGGCTATGCGCTGCATTGTCCGCCGCTGGTGCTGTTCTCGCTGGCTGCGGTCGGCTATGCCGCCGACACGCTGGGCGGCGCGGGCGGTCCGTTGGCTGTGCTGGTGATGGCGATCATTTCGGCAGAGCTTGGAAAGGCTGTGAGCAAAGAGACCAAGGTCGATATTTTGGTGACGCCGATTGTAACGATCTGCAGCGGTGCGCTGCTTTCCATCTGGTGCGCTCCGGCAATCGGCGCGGCGGCAAGCTCAGTGGGAAAAGCGATTATGTGGGCCACAGAGCTGCAGCCATTCTTTATGGGTATTTTGGTTTCGGTGATTGTGGGTATTGCGCTGACGCTGCCCATCAGCAGCGCCGCGATCTGTGCCGCGCTTTCCCTCACCGGGTTGGCCGGCGGCGCGGCAGTAGCCGGCTGCTGTGCGCAGATGGTGGGCTTTGCTGTGATGAGCTTTAAAGAAAACCGCTGGGGCGGTCTGGTGGCGCAGGGACTTGGCACCAGCATGCTGCAGATGGGCAATATTGTAAAGAATCCGAGGATCTGGATCCCGCCGACGCTGGCAGCTGCCATCACAGGGCCGCTGGCCACCTGCGTGTTTAAAATGCAGATGAATGGAGCTGCTGTCTCCTCTGGTATGGGGACCTGCGGTCTGGTGGGTCAGATCGGCGTTTACACCGGCTGGGTGAACGATGGCATCGCCATTGGCGCATTCGAGTGGCTCTCTCTGATTTTGATTTCCTTTGTACTGCCGGCTGTGCTGACGTGGCTGATTGCGCTGCCGATGCGCAAAAAAGGCTGGATCAAGGAAAATGATTTGAAGCTGGATTTATAATTTGAAATATAAAACAGGCCTCCCGGCAGTGCATGCCGGGAGGCCTGTTTTATATGGAGCTTGCGCCGCGTATGGCAAAATTTAAGAAATGGCTGAAAAAATTCAGCTAAAGGACTTGTGTTCCGCCAGCCCTGGAGGAAACTTCTCAGCCACATGAGAAAGACGCCACTAGAAATAGCTGAAGAATTCAGCTATTTTCAGATCTTCCGCCGTCGCTGGCTGAAAAAATTCAGCTAAATTATGGATTTCAGCCGTCCGCAGCGGAGCCGTGAGCTTTTGGCGCTATGCGCGCAGCTTTTTGGACAGGTACAGCACCAGATCATCATCGTTTTTGCAATCTGCATAGGGCTCGCATACCTCTTCGAGGTACCATACGCCGGTGCCGTCCGGAATATAGCCGCGCTTTACATACAGGCGCTGGGCGCTTCCGTAGCCGCTGTGCAGGCCCACGCCCAAGTAGACCGTGTCGCTATAGGCAGCGGCGGCCTGCTCGGCGACGTCCATCAGCTTGCTGCCGACGCCTCTGCGGCGGTACTTTTCTAATACGCCAAAATCCACGATTTCCGGATATCCCTTATAGGCAAAAGAGCCCCATTCGGAGTTGGGATATACGTTGATGTAGCCAGCCACGTGGCCGCGGTATTCCGCCACCAGCGCGACCGATTTCCCTTCCGCCTGATGGCGAAGGCGCATGCGGTATTTTTCAATGTCGGCATCCCAGCCCTGCGCAATTTCCTCGTCGGTGATGATCTGCGCATCCTCCGGCTGCAGATCGCGTACCAGAATGTCCTGATCTTGATAATAAATCATCGTTTTCTCCTTTTTGCGTGCTTCCTTTCGTGCCATTTTCAGTATAGTAGAACAGCGGTTTGATTGCAAGGGAAAGTTCCGTTATATCGCATAGATGCACTCTTGCAATTTGCAGGCAAAAAAGGTATGATAGAGCAGAAAGTTTGGCTATGCCAGTTCACTAAGGAGGAAAACCAAGTGAAAGAACAAGTCAGGTTAGCGCTTATTCAGTTTGAAAGCAAGCTCGGCAGTCCAGCCGAAAATCGGAAAAGGGCTGAAGAGATGATCCGCACAGCGGCAAAAAAAGGGGCGGAGCTCATCTGCCTTCCGGAGCTGTTCAGTACGGGATATAATTTGGATATCATTGGCAGGGACATCGCTCAGCTGGCGGAGCCGCTCAGCGGCCCGACCATCATCAGGATGCAGGAACTGGCGCAGGAGCTCGGCATTTTTATTGTCGCGCCCATTGCGCTGCAGCTTACCGAAGGGAGACCCTTTAACAGTGCCGTTTTGATCGGCGATCAGGGCGAGGTCATCGGCACATACAGCAAATGCCATCTGTTTGAGACGGAGCGTTTGTATTTTCAGCCGGGAAACGAGTTTCCGGTCTATGAGACGCGCCTTGGGAAAATCGGCATCATGATCTGCTTCGACGCAGGATTTCCAGAGGCCGCCAGAACGCTGGCGCTTGCCGGCGCAGAGATCATTCTTTGCCCGGCGGCATGGCGTATTCAGGATACGCGCATGTGGGAGCTTAATATGCCGCAGAGAGCGCTGGAAAACAGCTGCTATGTGGGCGCGGTCAACCGCTTCGGACAGGAGGATACGCTGTACATGGGCGGCTTTTCCATGGCCTGCGGCCCAGAGGGCGATATCATAGAAAAGCTGGAAAGGGAGCAGGAAGATATTCTTTACTGCACGCTTGACGGAAAACGTCTGGCGGACTACCGTGCAGAGGGAGGACCCTATCTGCCTTACCGCCGTCCGGAGCTTTACGGAGAGGTCAGCAAATAGGAGGAACATAAATATGCTGGAAGCAATTTTATTTGATCTGGACGGCACCCTGCTGCCGATGGATATGGAGGGCTTTATCAAAGCTTATTTCGGCGCTATTGCGCAAAAGATGGCGCCGCTG
This genomic interval from Lachnospiraceae bacterium contains the following:
- a CDS encoding GNAT family N-acetyltransferase; translation: MIYYQDQDILVRDLQPEDAQIITDEEIAQGWDADIEKYRMRLRHQAEGKSVALVAEYRGHVAGYINVYPNSEWGSFAYKGYPEIVDFGVLEKYRRRGVGSKLMDVAEQAAAAYSDTVYLGVGLHSGYGSAQRLYVKRGYIPDGTGVWYLEEVCEPYADCKNDDDLVLYLSKKLRA
- a CDS encoding PTS sugar transporter subunit IIC, translating into MSSFKSFLERKDIVFSAKRYGIDALGAMAQGLFASLLIGTILSTLGQQLGIEILEQIGGFASSVKGAAMAISIGYALHCPPLVLFSLAAVGYAADTLGGAGGPLAVLVMAIISAELGKAVSKETKVDILVTPIVTICSGALLSIWCAPAIGAAASSVGKAIMWATELQPFFMGILVSVIVGIALTLPISSAAICAALSLTGLAGGAAVAGCCAQMVGFAVMSFKENRWGGLVAQGLGTSMLQMGNIVKNPRIWIPPTLAAAITGPLATCVFKMQMNGAAVSSGMGTCGLVGQIGVYTGWVNDGIAIGAFEWLSLILISFVLPAVLTWLIALPMRKKGWIKENDLKLDL
- a CDS encoding DUF3783 domain-containing protein: MILLYQIENTPCWPALQAALSIHKLPYRHIAPAEYSMPLQQLSLALPPAAASSAAAPAPLDEPMMIFCGLSSEQVSLFLDLMRRLEITQIGLKAMLTPTNQSWTSLQLYQELKSERAAFQNR
- a CDS encoding D-2-hydroxyacid dehydrogenase is translated as MPIIGIYADYLLPAHQAQIEATVKMHTDAYQIRYFATPQEMEDGISACEILYGYYPAAVLKKAESLRWFATASAGVDPFLEDAVYAHPEQVLLTNSAGSYGTTISEHMLMVMLMLLRRMPEYTALTQNREWRNIGAVRSIWGSRITIVGMGDIGTNLARRVKALGAAHVCGVRRTKKPSDPAYDQVLTLAELPEAVKDADIVALCLPATKETNGVFSKEIIDGLSPKTYVVNVGRGSAIDQPALVAALNEGRIAGAALDVMTPEPLPADDPLYDAANVILTPHISGNMSLGHTCDLNVDMFCRNLKRYFAGDPLHHLVDRSIGY
- a CDS encoding alpha-galactosidase, producing the protein MIDIDKQHQIFHLSSPAFSYVLKVQDGQLFNLYWGAPLAHADLAYLLDGFSGGASFELLTQRLPHELPSAGAGWYGEAALQAENMAGDNLTRLQYQDYQLLTEKPALPGLPHVHQAGAETLLLFLRDPLTGLEAQLSYSIVGEGLARSMRLTNHGAQPLRLTHMASAAAVVYGHDLEVIHLRGAHARERQLVRTPLGEAAYRIESQRGASGHEENPFLAAAAPEATEHSGSVWSMNLIYSGSFAASCQVGDSQNTTMMIGLNPAAHRWLLASGESFQTPEALLVYSQHGLNGMSHIYHHIYRHCLCKSPWNDRVRPILINNWEATYFNFDEDKILQIAQTAAELGIELFVLDDGWFGARDDDHRSLGDWYVNTRKLPHGLSGIAEKVNALGLQFGLWFEPEMISPDSDLYRAHPDWCLHVPGRVRTEARHQLILDLTRPDVQDFIIKMLKDTLSSAPISYVKWDMNRNMTEAFSSYLPAERQMETQHRYMLGLYHILEEITSAFPEILFESCSGGGGRFDAGMLYYMPQTWTSDNTDAIERLKIQYGTSLVYPAAAMGAHISASPNHQVGRLTSMQMRGDVALGGNFGFELDLSRLSEEDLATAKAFVQKVKALRAITQNGEFTRLISPFGSSNYAAWQFLQGDQLLLCCYRKLSEPNPCPPRVFLRGLDAAAYYTDEAGHTYSGSALMQAGLPLTFFPRRDFVSYVTLFTKKG
- a CDS encoding transcription repressor NadR, whose translation is MDAAQRRERIIAMLDESDRPISGSEFAKRLGVSRQVVVQDMALLRAANRNILSTNKGYIHFNPGLKKQQKRRCIKVCHHTAQIKDELYTIVDAGARVLDVMVEHSIYGSISVDLLIENRQDTDEFVKKIETGDTRPLKELTDNVHYHTIEAASEAVLDLAVSNLRKKGYLMEGEDSTNE
- a CDS encoding acyltransferase, which translates into the protein MIEQKVWLCQFTKEENQVKEQVRLALIQFESKLGSPAENRKRAEEMIRTAAKKGAELICLPELFSTGYNLDIIGRDIAQLAEPLSGPTIIRMQELAQELGIFIVAPIALQLTEGRPFNSAVLIGDQGEVIGTYSKCHLFETERLYFQPGNEFPVYETRLGKIGIMICFDAGFPEAARTLALAGAEIILCPAAWRIQDTRMWELNMPQRALENSCYVGAVNRFGQEDTLYMGGFSMACGPEGDIIEKLEREQEDILYCTLDGKRLADYRAEGGPYLPYRRPELYGEVSK